The Herminiimonas arsenitoxidans genome window below encodes:
- a CDS encoding DUF3597 domain-containing protein encodes MGILSTIFSKIFPSSHAAPAPSTPAATTSAAPAAPATPAQQVDVEAILNGLAQKNPQKLNWSTSIVDLMKLLDMDSSLTARKTLAQELNYTGDTNDSASMNIWLHKQVMIKVSENGGKVPDALKH; translated from the coding sequence GTGGGTATTCTCAGTACTATTTTCAGCAAGATATTTCCATCCTCACACGCCGCTCCGGCTCCATCTACACCTGCGGCAACTACATCAGCAGCGCCTGCAGCACCAGCCACACCGGCTCAACAAGTCGATGTGGAAGCCATTCTGAATGGCTTGGCACAAAAAAATCCACAGAAGCTGAACTGGAGTACTTCTATTGTCGATTTGATGAAGCTGCTGGATATGGATAGCAGTCTGACTGCTCGCAAAACTTTGGCGCAAGAGTTGAATTACACCGGCGATACCAACGATTCGGCATCCATGAATATCTGGTTGCACAAGCAAGTGATGATCAAGGTATCCGAAAATGGTGGCAAGGTGCCGGATGCATTGAAGCACTGA
- a CDS encoding TMEM175 family protein, whose translation MGKSRVEAFSDGVIAILITIMVLELKVPHGESIEALKPLIPVFLSYVLSFIYLGIYWNNHHHMLHTTEKVSGAMLWANLHLLFWLSLIPFVTGWMGENHFGAMPSAIYGVILLMSSLAYWVLERLIISAQGKNSLLQRAIGKDWKGKISPVLYAIAIPAAFWFEWISISIYVLVAILWLVPDKRIERVFERTE comes from the coding sequence ATGGGAAAAAGTCGGGTCGAAGCATTCAGCGATGGTGTCATCGCCATACTCATCACCATCATGGTGCTGGAATTGAAAGTGCCTCACGGCGAAAGTATCGAAGCTCTCAAACCGCTCATTCCTGTATTTCTGAGTTATGTATTGAGCTTTATCTATCTCGGCATTTACTGGAACAACCATCACCACATGTTGCACACCACTGAAAAGGTCAGTGGTGCAATGCTATGGGCTAATCTGCATTTGCTTTTCTGGTTATCGCTAATTCCCTTCGTCACTGGCTGGATGGGCGAAAACCATTTCGGTGCCATGCCGTCGGCAATTTATGGCGTGATATTGCTCATGTCTTCCCTTGCCTACTGGGTGCTTGAACGTTTGATCATCTCCGCTCAAGGAAAGAACTCTCTCTTGCAACGTGCGATTGGCAAGGACTGGAAAGGCAAGATATCACCCGTTCTGTATGCCATCGCCATTCCAGCTGCCTTCTGGTTTGAATGGATTTCCATCAGCATCTATGTGCTGGTTGCTATCTTGTGGCTGGTACCTGACAAACGTATAGAGCGGGTATTTGAAAGAACAGAATAA
- the tal gene encoding transaldolase has protein sequence MNQLEQLKQYTTIVADTGDFQSIKAFAPQDATTNPSLILKAVQKDEYKPIMEKVARDHAGKSTNEIIDHLLVAFGQEILKVIPGRVSTETDARLSFDTEGSIEKGRTLIRLYEEAGISRDRVLIKIASTWEGIRAAQVLEQEGIQCNLTLLFSLPQAIACADARVQLISPFVGRIYDWYKKSNGTDYTGADDPGVQSVKRIYTYYRKFGYATEVMGASFRNTSQIVELAGCDLLTISPELLQKLAESDAPLTRKLVPAEAKNADLQKLTLDEKTFRSMLNDDAMATEKLAEGIRAFCVDAVKLDKLVEALK, from the coding sequence ATGAACCAACTCGAACAACTGAAGCAATACACCACTATCGTTGCCGACACGGGCGACTTTCAATCGATCAAGGCATTTGCACCGCAAGATGCAACAACCAATCCATCGCTGATCCTGAAGGCGGTGCAAAAGGATGAGTACAAGCCCATCATGGAAAAGGTCGCACGCGACCATGCCGGCAAAAGCACCAACGAAATTATTGACCATCTGCTAGTCGCGTTTGGGCAAGAAATCCTCAAAGTCATTCCTGGTCGTGTCTCAACCGAAACCGATGCACGCCTGTCCTTCGATACTGAAGGCTCCATTGAAAAAGGCCGCACGCTGATCCGTCTGTACGAAGAAGCGGGCATCTCGCGCGATCGCGTGCTGATCAAAATCGCATCGACATGGGAAGGCATACGTGCCGCACAGGTATTGGAACAAGAAGGCATACAATGCAATCTGACTCTGCTGTTCTCCTTACCGCAAGCCATTGCCTGCGCCGATGCACGCGTACAACTGATCTCGCCATTCGTCGGCCGCATCTACGACTGGTACAAGAAATCGAACGGTACCGACTACACCGGCGCGGACGATCCTGGCGTGCAATCGGTTAAACGCATCTACACCTACTACCGCAAGTTCGGTTACGCCACTGAAGTAATGGGTGCAAGCTTCCGCAATACTTCGCAAATCGTCGAACTGGCCGGCTGCGATCTGCTGACTATCAGCCCGGAATTGTTACAGAAGCTAGCCGAATCCGATGCACCGCTGACACGCAAGCTCGTGCCGGCAGAAGCAAAAAATGCAGATCTCCAGAAACTCACGCTGGATGAAAAAACCTTCCGCAGCATGTTGAACGACGATGCAATGGCCACTGAGAAACTGGCTGAAGGCATACGCGCATTCTGTGTGGATGCAGTGAAACTGGATAAATTGGTTGAAGCGTTGAAATAA
- a CDS encoding YbaB/EbfC family nucleoid-associated protein: MMKNQLAGLMKQAQAMQDNMKKMQEQLALIEVEGQSGAGLVKIVMSCKNDVKRVSIDPSLLADDKDMLEDLVAAAFNDAVRKAEATSQEKMSGATAGMPLPPGFKMPF, translated from the coding sequence ATGATGAAAAACCAATTGGCTGGCCTGATGAAGCAGGCGCAAGCAATGCAAGACAACATGAAAAAGATGCAAGAGCAGTTGGCATTGATTGAAGTCGAAGGTCAATCTGGCGCAGGCTTGGTCAAGATCGTCATGTCGTGCAAAAACGATGTGAAACGTGTGTCCATCGATCCATCCTTGCTGGCTGACGACAAAGACATGTTGGAAGACTTGGTTGCTGCAGCATTCAACGATGCAGTGCGTAAAGCAGAAGCGACATCGCAAGAGAAAATGTCCGGTGCAACTGCTGGCATGCCTTTGCCTCCTGGCTTCAAAATGCCTTTCTAA
- the recR gene encoding recombination mediator RecR, with product MKTPSSLDFLTEALRRLPGVGPKSAQRMAYHLMQHDRDGAAMLGRALSQAVEKVQHCAMCNTFTEHAVCETCLDAERNPALLCVVETPGDQLMIEQTLTFKGLYFVLMGRLSPLDGIGPKDIHLEKLIGRATDGIVQEVVLATNFTNEGEATAHYISETLKARGLKVSRLARGVPVGGELEYVDAGTIARAMLDRRTT from the coding sequence TTGAAAACGCCATCCAGTCTCGATTTTTTGACCGAAGCATTGCGCCGCCTGCCGGGTGTAGGCCCTAAGTCTGCGCAACGTATGGCGTATCACTTGATGCAGCACGACAGAGATGGCGCTGCCATGCTCGGTCGTGCCTTGTCGCAAGCGGTGGAGAAGGTGCAGCACTGTGCGATGTGCAATACCTTCACCGAACATGCAGTATGCGAAACTTGTCTTGATGCGGAACGCAATCCAGCCTTGTTGTGCGTGGTCGAAACGCCGGGCGATCAATTGATGATCGAACAGACGTTGACGTTCAAGGGCCTGTACTTCGTATTGATGGGACGTTTGTCGCCGCTCGATGGTATAGGTCCCAAAGATATACATCTGGAAAAATTGATCGGTCGTGCCACTGATGGCATCGTGCAGGAAGTCGTGCTGGCGACCAATTTCACCAATGAAGGTGAGGCAACTGCGCATTACATCAGCGAGACGCTGAAAGCGCGCGGCTTGAAAGTCAGTCGTCTGGCGCGTGGGGTGCCGGTTGGTGGTGAGCTGGAATATGTCGATGCCGGCACAATCGCACGTGCGATGCTGGATAGACGTACGACCTAA
- a CDS encoding HD domain-containing protein translates to MFTHSPENQSWLRAKWQTLVTSVSADRAASDAVWDELIRHYSEPHRTYHNLSHVMVLLRYAEAHRHQINRPEIVEFSIWFHDVIYDTHLKDNERRSAEWARRAMIAMQIDEHHIPPVMECIIATERHEITSPRIVDLPLFLDMDLTILGAKEAVYKEYSEVIRAEYSWVPIEEYRIARGKFLQRFLERPSLFFTPTMAATLEHQARLNLESELRELAHI, encoded by the coding sequence ATGTTTACCCACTCTCCAGAAAATCAAAGTTGGTTGCGCGCAAAATGGCAAACGCTGGTGACTTCAGTTTCTGCCGATCGTGCGGCATCCGATGCGGTATGGGATGAATTGATCCGGCATTATTCTGAGCCACATCGTACTTATCACAATCTATCGCATGTCATGGTCTTGCTACGCTATGCAGAAGCCCATCGCCATCAAATCAATCGACCAGAAATAGTGGAATTCTCTATTTGGTTCCACGACGTGATTTACGATACGCATCTGAAAGACAATGAACGGCGTAGTGCGGAATGGGCGCGTCGAGCCATGATTGCAATGCAAATCGATGAACACCATATTCCGCCAGTCATGGAATGCATCATCGCCACCGAGCGACATGAAATTACCTCGCCGCGCATCGTTGATCTGCCCTTGTTCCTCGATATGGATCTCACTATTCTTGGTGCAAAAGAAGCTGTCTACAAGGAATATAGCGAAGTCATACGGGCTGAATACAGTTGGGTGCCGATAGAGGAATATCGGATCGCGCGTGGTAAATTTTTGCAGCGCTTTCTGGAACGACCATCCTTATTTTTTACACCGACCATGGCAGCAACGCTTGAACATCAAGCGCGCTTGAATCTCGAGTCCGAATTACGCGAACTTGCACATATCTAA
- a CDS encoding CaiB/BaiF CoA transferase family protein encodes MKKTASSGPLAGIKVLELGTLIAGPFCSRMLAEFGADVIKIESPDGGDPIRQWRVLKDGTSLWWSVQSRNKKSLTLNLKDPRGQEIAKKLALEADIIIENYRPGVLEKWSLGYEQLKAENPATIMVRLSGFGQTGPLKDQPGFGAIGESMGGLRYVSGFPDRPPLRVGISIGDSVAALHGVIGAMMALRHRDTTGGRWNGKNGDELVAGQGQMIDVALYEAVFNMMESLVPEYDYAGVVRERTGGALPGIVPSNTYRTGDGENIVIAGNGDAIFKRLMLAMGRDDLANDTQLARNDGRVPRTAEIDAAIQAWCATQTIASALEILQKADVPVGKIYSIRDMMSDPQFLARKMFEQHAFADGTPIKLPAITPKLSETPGETKWLGPALGEHTDDVLRTLGYDDAGIAELRRDGVV; translated from the coding sequence ATGAAGAAAACAGCATCATCCGGCCCTTTGGCCGGCATCAAGGTTCTGGAGCTGGGCACATTGATCGCAGGCCCATTCTGCTCGCGCATGCTGGCAGAATTTGGCGCAGACGTTATCAAGATCGAATCGCCGGATGGCGGCGATCCAATTCGTCAATGGCGCGTATTGAAGGATGGCACTTCGTTGTGGTGGTCGGTGCAGTCGCGTAACAAGAAAAGTCTGACCTTGAATCTGAAAGATCCACGCGGACAAGAGATAGCCAAGAAGCTGGCGCTGGAAGCAGACATCATCATCGAGAATTACAGACCCGGCGTGCTGGAAAAATGGTCGTTAGGTTACGAACAATTGAAGGCGGAAAATCCGGCAACCATCATGGTGCGTCTATCCGGTTTCGGTCAGACCGGACCGTTGAAAGATCAGCCGGGCTTTGGCGCGATAGGTGAGTCGATGGGCGGATTACGTTATGTCTCCGGCTTCCCGGATCGGCCACCATTGCGTGTTGGGATTTCCATAGGCGATTCGGTGGCTGCTTTGCATGGCGTCATAGGCGCGATGATGGCGTTGCGTCATCGTGATACAACCGGCGGCCGTTGGAACGGCAAGAACGGCGATGAGTTGGTTGCTGGGCAAGGTCAGATGATAGATGTGGCTTTGTATGAAGCAGTGTTCAATATGATGGAATCGCTGGTGCCGGAATACGATTACGCAGGCGTGGTACGTGAACGTACTGGTGGTGCTTTACCTGGCATCGTGCCATCGAATACCTACAGGACTGGTGATGGTGAAAACATCGTGATCGCCGGCAATGGTGATGCCATCTTCAAGCGTTTGATGCTGGCGATGGGACGCGACGATCTGGCTAACGATACTCAGTTGGCACGCAACGATGGCCGTGTGCCACGTACTGCAGAGATAGATGCAGCAATACAAGCATGGTGCGCGACGCAGACTATAGCAAGCGCGCTTGAAATATTGCAAAAGGCCGATGTGCCGGTGGGTAAAATCTATTCGATACGCGACATGATGAGTGATCCACAATTTCTTGCGCGCAAGATGTTTGAGCAGCATGCATTTGCAGACGGCACACCTATCAAGCTGCCTGCCATCACGCCTAAATTGTCCGAAACGCCGGGTGAAACAAAATGGCTGGGCCCAGCTTTGGGTGAGCATACGGATGATGTATTACGCACACTGGGTTATGATGATGCGGGCATTGCCGAATTAAGACGCGACGGCGTAGTCTAA
- a CDS encoding MurR/RpiR family transcriptional regulator: MLLDSIRTQYDSLSKSEKRVALAVLEQPELAIAENITALAKKAEVSEPTVVRFCRAIGFDGWQAFKLKLAQGLALSPGTGESPMLEDMAADIVDKVCNRSINTLLDLRNSLDANAIEKALQVLGNANTIEFYGQGTSGIIAADAQHKFFRSGVPTVAYSDPHIHSIAASLLKKGDVVVAISQRGSSLSLLRSVQLARSSGAAIIVLAPSGTPLAELATILIPIDLHFHTDPYTPISARLAHLVVIDILAVGLALRLSPERRKKMVNAQKALQKFDLQFDSFLQAPLKN; the protein is encoded by the coding sequence ATGCTGCTGGATTCAATACGCACACAGTACGACTCACTTTCCAAATCGGAAAAAAGAGTCGCACTCGCCGTATTAGAACAACCCGAACTCGCCATTGCAGAAAACATCACCGCATTGGCAAAAAAAGCCGAGGTATCAGAACCAACGGTCGTGCGCTTTTGCCGCGCCATAGGCTTTGATGGCTGGCAAGCATTCAAGCTGAAGCTGGCGCAAGGTCTGGCACTCTCGCCCGGCACTGGCGAATCACCCATGTTGGAAGACATGGCGGCAGATATCGTCGACAAGGTGTGCAATCGCTCGATCAACACCTTGCTCGATCTGCGCAACAGTCTGGATGCCAACGCTATCGAAAAAGCGCTGCAGGTTTTAGGCAACGCCAACACAATCGAATTTTATGGTCAGGGCACATCCGGTATCATCGCTGCCGATGCACAACACAAATTCTTTCGTTCCGGCGTACCGACGGTCGCCTACTCCGATCCGCACATACACAGCATCGCCGCATCCTTGTTGAAAAAAGGCGATGTCGTGGTCGCCATCTCGCAGCGCGGCAGCAGTCTCTCCCTGCTGCGCAGCGTACAGCTAGCACGTAGTTCAGGAGCTGCCATCATCGTTCTCGCACCCAGTGGCACACCATTGGCAGAGTTGGCGACGATATTGATTCCTATCGACCTGCACTTCCACACCGACCCCTACACACCGATATCTGCACGCCTCGCGCATCTGGTCGTGATCGACATACTTGCAGTCGGACTGGCACTACGCTTAAGCCCTGAGCGTCGCAAGAAAATGGTCAACGCGCAAAAAGCGCTACAAAAATTCGACCTGCAATTCGATTCCTTCCTGCAAGCACCACTGAAAAATTAG